TTGGGTTGGATATTAAACTCCTCTTATTGTCCTCAAGCAATAAACCGAACTTCAACATGATTTAACAGGAATTTCGATACTCACTCTCGTTCCAATATCAAGTTTTGAATCGATTGACATCTTTCCGCCAGCGTCTTCAATCTGCTCATAGGCGCTTTTAAGACCGATGCCAGATCCTGATTTTTGAGAATCACTTTTTCCAAAGCTAGCAAACTCCTTATTTCTGAATTTTTCCAGAATATCTGGCGGAATACCTTTTCCAAAATCGATTACCGAAATAATTAAATTATTATTTCGCTGTTGTGTTTCAATAAAGAGCGAGCCATCGTCGACTATAGCTTCAATTGAATTGTTAATCAGATTTGAAATAATTCTTAATAATATTTTTTCTGGGACACCTATTTCAAGTTCGTCGGGCAAACTATTTAGTCTTAAGGAAATATTAACTTTTTCATGTCCTTTAAATTCGAGCTGTTTTTCTACCACTAATGATTTTAGGGCTGGAATTATCTTATAAGTGCTCACTGGTCGTGCTATGGGGTGTGATTCTGCTTTTAAGAACTCATCGTGAGAATTCCGCTTTTTTGTGTGGGATAAAAGATCATCCGCTATATCATTTATTCTTTGGGAAACCTGCTTAATAATTGTCTTAGGTTCTCCAGCAATTTCTTGCGATGATCCAACTAGCATATTTAGTGCGGATAATGGTGAACGGATATCATGGGCTACTCTTCTGGCCATCTCTGCCATCTCCCGTGCTAGTTTTGTCTCAATTTCTTGTTCATACGCCTTTATTGTGTTTTTTCGAAACTGGTATAACCAAACAGATGATATTAGCAATAATATACACCATACAAAAAGGACTTCTAATATTAGCGAAAAAAGTTTGTACGAGTATGTAGCATGAGCGATCTTTATCCGGCGTTCAGAATCAAAATAGATCGGAACTGTAATTTTATGTTGAAAGTAAATCTGCGATTCATTTCCGAGGGTAATATCTTTGCCGTTCGAAAAATCCTGCAAAAAAATTTTGTTAAATTCATTTTTTGAAGGCGTAGATAACGCTTCAGTGATTCTTCTATAATCTTTTACCAGTAAGGAATTAGAAAGAGAATCCGTCAAGCTATAAGCCA
This is a stretch of genomic DNA from Bdellovibrio reynosensis. It encodes these proteins:
- a CDS encoding sensor histidine kinase, which encodes MEHGQQNSTSAGVNDLKYRLRRLWVFFAVFQVLSLIAILTAIEFATYRNKKSLAYSLTDSLSNSLLVKDYRRITEALSTPSKNEFNKIFLQDFSNGKDITLGNESQIYFQHKITVPIYFDSERRIKIAHATYSYKLFSLILEVLFVWCILLLISSVWLYQFRKNTIKAYEQEIETKLAREMAEMARRVAHDIRSPLSALNMLVGSSQEIAGEPKTIIKQVSQRINDIADDLLSHTKKRNSHDEFLKAESHPIARPVSTYKIIPALKSLVVEKQLEFKGHEKVNISLRLNSLPDELEIGVPEKILLRIISNLINNSIEAIVDDGSLFIETQQRNNNLIISVIDFGKGIPPDILEKFRNKEFASFGKSDSQKSGSGIGLKSAYEQIEDAGGKMSIDSKLDIGTRVSIEIPVKSC